The Sorangiineae bacterium MSr11954 DNA segment CGTGGAAAAGAATCCGATCACCCCCGAAGGGCATGCCAAGCTGCGCGACGAACTCCACAACCTCAAAAGCGTGGAGCGTCCGAAGATCATCCAGATGATCGCGACCGCACGCGAGCACGGGGATCTCAGCGAAAATGCGGAGTATCACGCGGCGCGTGAGAAGCAGTCGTTCACCGAGGGGCGCATCAAGGAGCTGGAGGCGAAGCTGGCACTCGCCGAGGTGATCGACCCGTCCAAGCTCTCGGGCGCCAAGGTCGCGTTCGGCGCGACGGTCGTCTTGTCCAATGCCACCACCGGCGAGGAGACGAAGTACCAAATCCTGGGCGCCGACGAGGCCGACCTGACCAAGGGAAGCATCAGCATCACCAGCCCGCTCGCCCGCTCGCTCCTCGGCAAAGAGGTCGGCGACGAGGTGAAGGTCCGCATGCCCGGCGGCGACCGCACGTACGAAGTGTTGGACGTCATCTACAAGTAGCGCGTTCCCGAGAGCGACCAAGTAGCGTGCCTGAGAGCGAGCGCGAGCGGGGGATCTCCTGGAGCGATCCGGTCGAGAAGCTTCCCGGCATCGGCCCGAGCTCCGGGAAGACCCTCTCCGAGCGGGGGATCACCTGCGTGGGCGATCTGGTGTGGACCCTGCCGATCGCCTTCGACGATCTGCGCGCGCCGCGCTCGGTCGCGGAGGTGCTGCAGGACCCGGCCGGCGGTGCGGACCTCGGGCGCGCGGACGCGGGGGGTGCGCGGGTTTGCGTTCGCGGGATCGTGAAGTCGGCGACCGTGGTGCCGATGCGCGGGCGACGGGCGGTGCGGGTGATCGTCGCGGACCCTCCCTCGGGGGCGGCCGACTCGGGAGGAGCCGCGAAAAAAAAGGAGCCGACCATCTCGGCGTGGTGGTTCTTCATGGCGCACGCCGTGCTCTCGGCGGCCAAGCCGGGGGAGCCGTGTTTGCTCGTGGGGCGCCTGAACGTCGAAAAGCGGCTGATGGCGCACCCCGATTTCATGCTCGATGGCCCCGATGGACGCATCGTCCGGGCGCGCTATCCACGCCTGGGGATCGCCGAGGCGACCGTGCGCAAGGCCATCGCCGCGGCGCTCGATTCGCCCCGAGGCGTATCGGATCCGGTGCCGGCGCGCATCGCATCGCGCGAGAAGATGCCGCCGCTGTTGGCCGCGATGCGCGCCGTTCACGGGCGCGGCGGCGTGCTCGCGGAGCCGCCGGCCGACGCGGCGCGCGCGTGCCTCGGGGAGCGCTTGGGTTGGGCGGAGGCGTTCACCCACGTTTGGGCGCGTCTGGGGGCGGGCGTCGCGGGCGAGGGTGCGAGCCGGGCGCGCGCGCTCCCGCGAAACGAGCCTGCGCTCGCGCGGCTGCGCGCGGAGCTCGGGTTTGCGCTGACGGCGTCGCAAGAGCGCGCCATTCGCGAGATCGGCGCGGATCTCGCGCAGACGGCGCCGATGCGGCGGCTCCTGCTCGGCGATGTGGGCACCGGCAAGACCGCGGTTCTCTTGGCGGCCGCGGCGCAGTGCGTGGCGGCCGGCGCGCAGGTGGCCATCTTGGCGCCCACCGGCGTGCTCGCCGAGCAGTACCTGGACGCCGCGCGCCCCTTGATGCGCCAGGCCGGGGGCGAGCTCGGGCTGGTGACCGGCGCCGATCGCAGCGCGGTGAGGCGGCGCACCCTCGGGCGGATCGCGCGCGGCGACATCAAGGTGGTGGTGGGCACGCACGCGCTGCTCTCGCAAGACGTACAGTTCGCCGATCTGGCGCTGGTGATCGTCGACGAGCAGCACCGCCTGGGCGTGGCGCAGCGTCTCTCACTGGCCTCCAAAGGGCTGGCTGGAAAGGGCACGCGCCCGCATTTGCTCACCGTCAGCGCCACGCCCATCCCGCGCACCTTGGCCCTGGCCCTGCGCGGTGAGCTTCCGACGTCGCGCCTCGACGAGCGGCCGATGGGCCGGCCCCCGGTGGTCACCCGCACCTGGCCGCGCGCGCGCATGGCCAAGGTGATCGAGCGCCTGGGGGCGCTCTGCGCGCGGGGCGAGCGCGCCTTCTTCGTGTCGCCGCGGATCGACGTCGATCCCGACGATCCGAACGACGATCCCTCGAACGCGGCCATCGTTCGGGCCGAGGAGCTGGGGCGCGCGCTGGGTCCCCACATCGTGACCCTCGTCCATGGCAGCATGCGCCCCGAGGAAAAAGCGGCCGCCATGCGCGCGTTCCGGCGCGGCGAGGCGCAGGTGCTCGTCGGCACCACCGTGATCGAGGTGGGCATCGACGTGCCCGAGGCGACCTTGATCATCGTCGACGGCGCCGAGCGATTCGGCTTGGCGCAGCTGCATCAAATGCGCGGTCGGGTGGGGCGCGGCGCGCGGCCGGGGACGTGCTTGCTCGTCCACGACGAGCCCCTCTCGCCCCTGGCGCAGCAGCGGCTCGACGCGCTCTGCCGCCTCTCCGACGGTGCCCAGGTGGCGCAGGCCGATCTGGAGCTGCGCGGGGCAGGGGAGCTCGGGGGAACGCGCCAGTCGGGGAGCGGGGAGGAGCTCCACTACCTCGATCCGCTCCGTCCGCCCCCGTGGATCGAGCGCATCGAGGCCGACGCCCGCGCGCTGCACGCGTCCGATCCGTTGCTCGAGCAACATCCGGATCTGCAGCGCGCCGTGCGCCGCGCAGACGTGGCCATCGCCGTGCGCGAGGAGGCGGGATGACGGGCCGATCCGGCAAGACGGCGCTGGCGCTCGCCGCCTACCGTCGCGTGGGCGCCGTGCTGGCCGTGTGGACGGTGCTCCTCGTGGCCGAGCACATCGCGGTGGGCATCGGCTACCGCGCCCTCTTCGCGGGCACGTGGGAGATGGGCGCCGCGCGCAAATTCGTGAGCCCCATCGTGCTGGCCATCCTCTTGCCGGGGGCGGTGCTCGCCTATTTGTTCGGGGAGCTCGGACGCCGCAGCGTCTTCGATCGCAGCGCGCGGATCGCGTGCGGGGTCTTTGCGGCGCTCGGATCGGCCGCGGTGGCCGTGGGGGTCTCGGGCGGACGGCATATGGCGAGCCTGGCGGTGCGGGTCCCGTTCGTCGCCGTGCTCACGGTCGTCGCCGGCGCCATCGTGTATGCGGCCTGTCCGCGCGCGGTCGCGTTCGGGGCGCGGCGCCCGGGGACGCTCTCGGCCATGGGGGCGGCGGCGGCGGCCCTGTGCTGGGCGGCGGACGCCTTCGTGCTCCCGCGTCTCTACCCGGCGTTTCACCTCGCGCTCTTCGTGGCGATGCTCGGCTCCGCGGCGCTGGCGGCGAGGCTCCTCTGGGGCAGCAAAGGTACGGGCTTCGT contains these protein-coding regions:
- a CDS encoding ATP-dependent DNA helicase RecG, coding for MPESERERGISWSDPVEKLPGIGPSSGKTLSERGITCVGDLVWTLPIAFDDLRAPRSVAEVLQDPAGGADLGRADAGGARVCVRGIVKSATVVPMRGRRAVRVIVADPPSGAADSGGAAKKKEPTISAWWFFMAHAVLSAAKPGEPCLLVGRLNVEKRLMAHPDFMLDGPDGRIVRARYPRLGIAEATVRKAIAAALDSPRGVSDPVPARIASREKMPPLLAAMRAVHGRGGVLAEPPADAARACLGERLGWAEAFTHVWARLGAGVAGEGASRARALPRNEPALARLRAELGFALTASQERAIREIGADLAQTAPMRRLLLGDVGTGKTAVLLAAAAQCVAAGAQVAILAPTGVLAEQYLDAARPLMRQAGGELGLVTGADRSAVRRRTLGRIARGDIKVVVGTHALLSQDVQFADLALVIVDEQHRLGVAQRLSLASKGLAGKGTRPHLLTVSATPIPRTLALALRGELPTSRLDERPMGRPPVVTRTWPRARMAKVIERLGALCARGERAFFVSPRIDVDPDDPNDDPSNAAIVRAEELGRALGPHIVTLVHGSMRPEEKAAAMRAFRRGEAQVLVGTTVIEVGIDVPEATLIIVDGAERFGLAQLHQMRGRVGRGARPGTCLLVHDEPLSPLAQQRLDALCRLSDGAQVAQADLELRGAGELGGTRQSGSGEELHYLDPLRPPPWIERIEADARALHASDPLLEQHPDLQRAVRRADVAIAVREEAG
- the greA gene encoding transcription elongation factor GreA → MEKNPITPEGHAKLRDELHNLKSVERPKIIQMIATAREHGDLSENAEYHAAREKQSFTEGRIKELEAKLALAEVIDPSKLSGAKVAFGATVVLSNATTGEETKYQILGADEADLTKGSISITSPLARSLLGKEVGDEVKVRMPGGDRTYEVLDVIYK